The window CGCCACGCGCGCCCGCGCCTCGGTCAGCCCGACGCCTGCAACCTGCGGATCGGTGAACACCACCCAGGGCATCGCGGCGTTGTCGTATCGCTCCGCCCCGCCCAGAACGGCGTTGCGTGCCGCGAGCTTGGCGCCGTAGGCGGCCATGTAGACGAACTGGTCGCGGTCCGTGACGTCACCCGCGGCAAAGATCCCGGGCTTTGTGGTCTGCATGTCGTCGCCAACCCGGATCGCACCGCGTGCGTCGGTCTCGACGCCCATCTCAGCCAGGCCCAGCCCCTCGGTGTTGGGTGCGCGTCCCGTCGTCAGGACGAGGCGGTCGGCCGTCAGTTCGCGCTCCGCGCCATTCACCGTCACGGTCAGCACCGCACGGTCTCCGTCGCGCCGCGCGGCGTGATAGGTTGCGCCGTCAAGAACCGTGACATTCTCGGCGCGCAAGACCTCGGTGAGCGCCTCGGACACCTCCGGCTCGGTGCGCGGCAACAGGTGCGAGCGGCAGACTATGGTGACCTGGGTGCCCATCCGCGCCATCATCTGCGCCAGCTCCACGCCGATATAGCCGCCGCCGAGAAAGATCAGGCTTTCGGGCAATCGGTCCAGCTCCAGCAGCGACGTGCTGTCGAGCGTTGGTGCGTCCTGGATCCCAGGGATGTCGGGCACGGCGGGTCGGCCACCGGTCGCGACGATCACCTTGGGAGCCGTGATCCTGCGCCCGCCGACCTCGACCCCGCCGGGGACGAGACGCGCCGGCCCCTCGTCGAGATAGCTGACGCCCTCGTAGCCCGGCAGCAGGTCGGCGTACTTCTTCTGGCGCAGCGTCGCGACCAATTCGTCTTTGGCGGCGACGAGCGCCGCCCAATCAGATACCTGCGCCTCGCCGTGCAGGCCCGGGAACCGGGACGCCGCCCGCGCACCGTGCAGGGCTTCTGCGGCCCTGATCATCGTCTTGGAGGGCACGCAGCCTACGTTCACGCAGGTGCCGCCGATGGTACCATGGCCGATCAACGCGACCCGCTTGCCACTTTCGGCGGCGGTAATCGCGGCCGAGAACCCGGCCGATCCGGCGCCGATCACGGCAAGGTCGAAATCGCCCTTGGGCGCGCAGCAATCGTCTTTCATCAAGTCATCCATCCGTTCGAGTGGTCTGCCGCCGCTGCCGTCTCCAGACCGCGTACACGGTCAGCGCGCCGAAAAAGGCGAGCGCGGGCAGCAGAACGTAGTCGAGCCATCCCAGCCAGGCCGACAGGCCCAAGGTGCCGAGAAACACGACCAGTACTGGCGTGAAGCAGCATAGCGCCGCGATCACGGTGCCGACGATCCCTGTCGCGATCAGCTTGCGGTCGGTCTGCTCAGTCATCCCGTCAGCCCGCGAAGCGCCGGGTAACCTGCATTGGCCGACGCGGTCGCTATGGCGTCGGCGCTCGTCGCGGCGGAGTCGAAGAACACCGTGGCCGTGCGGGCCTCGAAGTCGATCTCGACGGTGCGCACACCATCGACGCCTTCCATCGCACGCTTCACCGTCACCGGGCAGAGCGCGCAGGTCATGTTGTCGACCGCGAATGTCACGGTCTGCTCGGCGGCGACGGTCTGCGCGGCAACAGGGATGGCCGTGATCGGCGCAACGGCAGTCAGGCCGAACAAGGCGAGTGCAAGGATCTTCTTCATGTGGATGTCCTTTCGGGGTCAGTAGAGAAGCGGGGCCCACCAGTCGATGGTGAGTGCTGCGACAACGAGGATCAGGGAGGCCCAGAGCGCGGTCTTGGTGATCCGCGCCGAGGACGGGCGCGCGCAGTAGGAACCGGGCTCGCAGACGGTTGGTTTGCGGAAATAGACCTGCCAGAAACCCGCCCCGATGAAGCCGAGCGCGATCACAGCGAAGATCGGCTTGTAAGGCTCCAGCGCCGTCAGGTGGCCGATCCAGGCCCCCGAGATGCCGAGGGTCAGCAACACCAGCGGCCCGATGCAGCAGGCCGAGGCGAGAAAGGCGCCGAGCACCCCGCCCGCCGCGAGCCAGCCCTTTCGGGCCGGTTGATCCGCGCCCGTGCTGTCCGTTCTGTCGTCTGTCAGCGCCATGTCGCGCACCTCTCGCCTGTGATTGAGGAGAGGTGTAGGGTCTGTAGCAACTACAGGCTCAAGAGGAAACTTGCCCATGACCGATCACGAGCGCGA is drawn from Pseudophaeobacter arcticus DSM 23566 and contains these coding sequences:
- the merA gene encoding mercury(II) reductase, which produces MKDDCCAPKGDFDLAVIGAGSAGFSAAITAAESGKRVALIGHGTIGGTCVNVGCVPSKTMIRAAEALHGARAASRFPGLHGEAQVSDWAALVAAKDELVATLRQKKYADLLPGYEGVSYLDEGPARLVPGGVEVGGRRITAPKVIVATGGRPAVPDIPGIQDAPTLDSTSLLELDRLPESLIFLGGGYIGVELAQMMARMGTQVTIVCRSHLLPRTEPEVSEALTEVLRAENVTVLDGATYHAARRDGDRAVLTVTVNGAERELTADRLVLTTGRAPNTEGLGLAEMGVETDARGAIRVGDDMQTTKPGIFAAGDVTDRDQFVYMAAYGAKLAARNAVLGGAERYDNAAMPWVVFTDPQVAGVGLTEARARVAGHDVKTSVLTLDNVPRALAARDTRGLIKLVADRATDRLLGGVIMAPEGADSVQTLVMALKVGMTTKALGETIFPYLTTVEGLKLAAQTFAKDVAKLSCCAG
- the merF gene encoding mercury resistance system transport protein MerF, with protein sequence MTEQTDRKLIATGIVGTVIAALCCFTPVLVVFLGTLGLSAWLGWLDYVLLPALAFFGALTVYAVWRRQRRQTTRTDG
- a CDS encoding heavy-metal-associated domain-containing protein → MKKILALALFGLTAVAPITAIPVAAQTVAAEQTVTFAVDNMTCALCPVTVKRAMEGVDGVRTVEIDFEARTATVFFDSAATSADAIATASANAGYPALRGLTG
- a CDS encoding mercuric transporter MerT family protein, coding for MALTDDRTDSTGADQPARKGWLAAGGVLGAFLASACCIGPLVLLTLGISGAWIGHLTALEPYKPIFAVIALGFIGAGFWQVYFRKPTVCEPGSYCARPSSARITKTALWASLILVVAALTIDWWAPLLY